The Nitrosopumilus sp. genome segment AGGCTGGAATCATCATTATCATAAATAATGAAAAAACTGCAAATAATCCTAAATTTCTTAGCACAATACTGTTTTGCTGAGTTGATTTTTAAAAAACGCGTATAACTTCTTCTTGCATATGGCGAATTATTATTCACTAATATCACAAATCAAGCAAAAATCTCATGTAAATCCCCTCCTCTTCTTTGATTTCCATGTCATAAAACGTAGGGGCCTTTATCTCTACCTTGAAGTTGTGTTTTTTAAAATCAAGTGATTCTCCAAATGCCTTTGCCTTTATTTGGTAGCCATCTAATTTTATAATTTCAAACTCTAGTCTTTTGATGGCAAATCCCTCTGTAATTAGAACAAAAACAATCTCTTCAACCCAGCTATAAAGAAGATAACGCAAGTCTTTGCCTTGAGCTGAGAATTCCATGTTGTCTTTTTCTTCAACAGTATCCTGATCTAATGTCAAATTAATCACTG includes the following:
- a CDS encoding archease; translated protein: MSYKFLDHATDAIIEVTAKDLKEAFTVTADAVINLTLDQDTVEEKDNMEFSAQGKDLRYLLYSWVEEIVFVLITEGFAIKRLEFEIIKLDGYQIKAKAFGESLDFKKHNFKVEIKAPTFYDMEIKEEEGIYMRFLLDL